Sequence from the Mustela erminea isolate mMusErm1 chromosome 8, mMusErm1.Pri, whole genome shotgun sequence genome:
TGCAAAGTGaagcagagaaatagaaccatagctggcagggatgtggaggggtTTCAAGGGAGGGTTATTATAAGAAAGGAGCTTGTATGCTAATGGGAATGATtcggaagaagagaaaaaaatagttgttGTAGAAACGTGAAGCTGGACCACTGATTCTCTTTCCAAGTCCTGTCCTTTCATCTCAGAGCTGCCCAATGCCTACAAAAGTGGTTTATCCCAACTTTCCTATTAGTCCCTTGCCCATGTGACATCATGCGGGAAGCACTGCCATGAAAGTTAGAAGGTCTGGGGATATTTGCCAGTTTTTCTGCTGAGTCATCCTCCCAAGACTCTCTACTATGGTAACACTGTCTGTCATATGTCAAGGCCCTGGTCTGTTCCAAGAGTCTGGCATATATAACCTTGAAGCTTGATAAGCATCTAATGTTACCATCCCttcaaggagacagagaagttaagttcagagaagttaagttacATGCTCAAGATCGTAGAAGTCATGATGGACAAAGACCCAGCCGGACTCAGATCCCCAGCATGGTTCTCGCTCTACCGCAGGGTTTCTCTACTACCATGAGCTGTTGAGAGCTCAGACTCTGAAAGCCTTAGTCCTTGATTTAATCTCCAGTTTTGCCACAACTGCCGCTCTGTTGCCTTGAGCAAGGTATTTAATCCCCTTGGCTCTTATttccctcatctgaaaaatgggcatAATAGTAATTCCTACCACAAAGTCTCAGCGAgcattaaatgaaatcatgaatgtaAGAAGTGTCTTTCACAGTGTCTGTCACAGATTAGGTTTTCAATTAGCAGACACGTCTGTTAGTGACAGATTAAGCTGACATGTCAAATGGCGGTGTGCAAGcttctcatgaccttgagaagTCAATCTCTGTACTTCATGGCTCAGAAAGGGAGAGTCTTCTGTGtgagggaatgattccaatcatTCTTGTTCTAGGCTTAGTGACTGAAAGAAAACTCTTTCCCTCACCCAggggtatttgtcctttttccAGAGAGCCTGCCTACCCCAGATAATGAATTGCCAACAGATGACAAAAGAAGGTattggaagggaaggaggaagaaaggaggaaggaggggagagcaggagaaagaagggaggactCTGTGGAACCCCTCACGTTAGGCCTGGTCAGCAGCTTCCTGGAAAGCACAAAGAAGTGGCCTTCTGTGATATACCTAATCACTaatgatcatgatctgagcaaagataaaaaaaattttatcaagtCATAGAACTCTACATCTGCACAAATAACGGATGCATCTGTATATCTCAGTAGACTCTTAGATTTAGATCACCTCCTGGAACTGGAAGGGAGCTTACCTAATCAGACCTCATTTCAataaagaggaaactgagtttcagaaGGTTTTAGTGAAtattcaaagtcacacagctgctaagtgtttcttttcttttcttttctttctcttttatttaattagAAACATCCCCCCCATATCTTCAGATTGAACTTGTGGTACGTTAGGACATCCAGATAGACCTCTCTGCTCTGGCCACCATGACACTATAGGAAATTTCATGAACCCTTCACACattctcctttcattcataaGTTTCCTTTGTCCACTCAGTTTCATGTGTACTGTGCATGTCCTCACCTCAAGGATCAAACACAAAGCTGGGTGCATAGTAAGCATTTGATATGTAGTTAACTGGTTATTGGATTCTTACTCATTAATGTATGTTTTCTAAAACCCGTTGGCCAATGTGCACAGGGGATAGCACATGCTAAGTAGCATCAGGGTCCCAGCCAAGAGGAGTGTACAGGACACTGACCAAGTGGGGAACGCAGCCCCGCATGCTtgttctccctccacccctccaccctccacaCTTTCAGAGCTGGACCGCAGCCAGCTATTTCAGGAAGACAGCCTTGTTTACAACATGGGAAACAAGAGAGGTACGGATGTGGCCTCATCTTTCTGTTGGGCAATACAACTTCTTCCCATGTCGGAAGTGACTGGATTTCTTCAGAAGCACCTTCCTACTTACCTTCTCTATCTTatttctcccacccacccccccaatctGAACCTGGCTAAAAGAAGAGGGTGATAATTCTGGGATAATGTGATATCGTTCACCTCcaacacatgcatacacattcaCACTGTGAGTTAACTAGAAATCTGATCAGTGTGTTTTCCAGGTTTACATTTAAGGTGTAttggctatggtgagtgctgtgaagtgtgtaagactgacaattcacagacgtgtacccctggggctaataatacattatttgtttaaaaaataataaaattttttttattttatttttttttttttaagattttatttatttatttgacagacagagatcacaagtaagcagagaggcaggcagagagagagggaagcagactccctgccgagcagagagcccgatgtgggactcgatcccaggaccctgagatcatgacctgagccgaaggcagcagcttaatccactgagccacccaggcgcccaataaaaattttttttaaaaaaagaaaacttaatgaaaaaaatagatgtaatGGGAAAAAGTTTTAGCAATGCTTATCttaatggaaaggaaataaagaataggaagggaaactttgtttttattttgtgtgttatttgaatttttactgATACCCTATCATCATGATGGTGGACTGAGGGGCATGAAAAAAcagcactcacacacactcacacacacagacacacacacacacattctacaTAGAAATATGGTAATTTacaagtatttttaagtttttaaataaatgcctgAGATCAAAAGCaaaaggtgagagagagggaaatctaAGGGCCAGATGGGAAAGGAACTTAGAAATGTTTGGACTTCTCAGGAACCAGTTAAATCCAGAGGAACCCAGAAGGATGCTAGAACTGATTATGTACCTCAAGGATGGGAATGGTAAAGCAACAGGTCTACAGACCCCACACATAGCAGGGAACTAGAACAGGTTTCCCAGCGAAAGGCTAAGAACCAGGAAAAGAGTTGGCCCACCCTTATCTCAAGATAGAACACCAGGTAGTTCTGAGTCCTGACTCAAAGGTGACCTGCCTGCCCTAGGCCATAGGGGAAAGGGAGCCACCTGGGAGACAGTCCCAAATCCCAAGCCTGAGTAGCAAATGGTGAGGACACAAACCTGCCCTTTAAAATGGTATGGAAACCCAAGACCaagaaacaataacaataacaaaaagtgCTCTGAACTATGAGACCCAATAGAGCTCCAGCAAGGAGAGCCATGACACTGTCCCTGTGTAGACTTCTTCATAACCTAAAATATATGCAAGACTcccatgtagaaaaaaaaatttttttcttcaacagaTGAGTTCACAATCAAAGAACTCCAAAGAATTACAAAGAACTAATACTACTACAAACAATAGTCCTCCAACATAACAAATGGGAGAATTTACACCTGAGGAACTGAATATAACAGAATGATACAACTGTGCccttaaaataagtatatatatatatatatatatatatatatatatatatatatatatattttttttttttttttttttttttttttttttaaggggcacctgggtggctcagtgggttaagcctctgccttcggctcaggtcatgatctcagggtcctgggatagagccccacatccatcaggctctctgctcagcagggagcctgcttccccccccaaccccaccctctgcctacttgtgatctctctctctgtgtcaaataaataagtaaaattttttaagaagtatatatatatttaaatccaggggaattttatctaaaaaaaaaaaatggaagattgaAAGAATGTTTTTATCTCTGCTCCCCCTCAAAAATCCACTAAAATGAcactaaaaagtttttttaagattttatttatttatttatttaatatagagagagagagagagaacaagagagaacagGCACTAGACGGGGGGATGGCACAGGGAGAGCAGGGCTCCAGGGCTtaagcccaggactctgggatcatgcatgaTCTTAGgaagtcacttaaccagctgagccacccaggcaccccaacactaaaaggatttttaaggcaTCACCCACAATGTACAAGAGCAGAGAAAAtgtaagagttttttttaatagaaatcagAAAGTAGATGTTATTGGATCAGGAGAAAAGACATAGAGACAATGAAGCAAGCCAAAGAAATCGTCACAAAAACCATAATATCCTCAGAAATATAAGAGGAAGTATTGCAACCATGAGGTAAGAAAGGGATGTTATAACAGAGAACCTTGGGGAACAGAAAAAAAGCCTACTGGAAATTcaaaatatgatataaaaaatgTTACATTCCAATTAACAGGTTGGACAATAAAGTTAAGAGTAACTTCATGTGAAGTGGAAAGATGAAGATactgaaaaacagacaaagagtGATAACAAAAATTGAGTTAGAGAATCAGCCTTGGGAAGTTCAACACCCAAGTAAATGGAAtcctagaaagaagaaaatagagaaaatgaagggtagaaaattatcaaataaataataccagaAAATTTCACAGAACCTGAGTTTCCAGATTAAAAGGATTCACCagcaaaatgaatgagaaaagagcCCCCACCAAGGCACATCATTGTGCATTTCTAAAACTAAGAGGATAAAGAGAATATCctaaaagtttatcttttttaagtaatctccacacccagcatggggttagaactcacaaccttgagagcaggagtcacatactctaccgactgagccagctaggagCCCCCTAAAAGTTTCTAGGAGTCAGTCTCATAGAACAGATCAAGAATTAGAATAGCATCAACAGTCTCAAAGCAACCCTAGAAGctagaagaaattaagagacagaaaaattctgaaggaaaattaaTTCCAACCTAGAATTCAATACTCAGCCAAAATACCAATCAAGTGTAAGAGTAGAATAAAAGCTTTTgggggcagcacctgggtggctcagtcagttaaccatatgcctttggctcaggtcatgatctcagggtcctggggtcgagtcccacgaccgactccctgctcagcaaggagtctgcttctccctctccctctgcccccccactccAGTTTGTTctcactcctcctccctctctctctaccccaaataaataaatagatagatgaaatctttttctttttaaagctttttttgaAATTCAAGGTCTCCAAAGTTACTTCCCATATATCCTTCCTTACCAAAGTCTAGTAATCTAGTAAAATAAAGGATAAaccaaaatattactttttattgaTGACGTTTATATAGTACCTATTGTATGCTAGGCATTCTTCTAAATGTcataggtgtgtatgtgtgcttatttaatttaatctccATAGGAAATAGCTGAACATtgttattatccacattttataaaGTGGTAAAGGGAAGCTCAGTAATCTGCCTTTGGGCACAAAGCCTGTAAGCActtaaagaaagaggaagattttAACACCCATTCACAGGAGGAACCTCGTCAGCCTGATAAAGGTTAGCCATAAGGTTAACCTCAGGACTTAATAAAGACCGAATGCTTACTCCAAAGACTGGAAACGGGACAAGGATGTTCACTTTCACAACTTCTTTTCAGTATTGTACTAGAGGTACCTGGAGGTACTGGAGATACTAGAGGCCAACGAATTAaggcagtaaataaataaataaataaataaataaaagacattttaaaaagtaagaaacacAACTGTCTttattctcagatgacatgattatctacgtataaaacccaaaaggatctttagaaataaaaccaCTAGAACTAATAAGAGAATTTCCTGAGCTCCTGGAATACAAGATCAATACATAGAACTCAATTATACTTCTATAcactggcaaaaaacaaaacaaacaaacaaacaaacaacaacaaaaaacacaaccaaacctgaaaaaaaaaactttaaatactatttataataacatccaaataactacaaaatacttagggataaatttaacaaacatGTACAAGATCTGtgtactgaaaactacaaaacattgcctAGATAaattagagatgagaaaaagtgGATAAAGATACCATGCTAGGGATTGGAAAACTCGATATTGTTCAGATATCAGCTTTCTCCAAATCGATCTGCAGATTCAACATAAACCAAATTAAAATCCAAGTAGGGTAATATAGAAATTGGCTATCAGATTCTAAAATTAATCTGGTAATGTAGTTaaagcaatttagaaaaaaaaaaaaaagcataggtcTGAAGAGTAACCTGTCCGGGTTGAAAACAGGACTATGAAGGCTCCAGAGAGAGGtgcccaagaaagaaaaaaaatacatatagattATCTGATGAATGTGAAGGTATTGAGGGAGACATTTGAGAATGATGTAATAAAAAGTAATGATGAAAATCCTATTGTTAATTCCAGGGAAGACAGAACTTGTACAAAGAGAGGAAATGCAAACTTTGTATCCAACTGTGAATTATTTCTTATATAGTCATTATAACAAAAACATTGAATGTTGATTTAACCAGAAAACATAGTTATCTGTCCTGGGAGAATGGGAGGGGCAGTATTTGCTTGGACAGGAGTAATTGCCCGAGAGAGTTTGAAAAAGTGTTAAATCCTCAGAAGCTAAAGGAGAAAGTCAATAAATGATAtctaaaactggaagaaaaaaatcaaagccagCTGAATAagcatatttagaaatatgtacaCCACTATTAAATGAAACAACTATCAGAGTTGAAAgttgtttccttctctgcagGGAGTGTGGCAAGAGGGTTGCTGCTGATGTTCACTATAAGCTTAATAAaactatttcacttttttaaacaatgtacataaaatattttgattaaaaaactaatttaagaaagtctgaaaaaattctgtttcttttatacatttttaattcttaagttCATGTTTACTCTCAAGGCTGGAAAAAGGATCTTGAGTTTAAAAACAGAGTCCCAGGATACATAAAAGCAACTGTGGTGAGAACATAACCATTAGCCACGTGTGGCTTTCTAGAAGGACCAAACCCAGAGATCTATGGCCACTCCATCTTCCGCGTGGAAACAGCAAAGTCTGTCATCCATCATGATTTTTCAGTTAGTGGTCATCTCAGAGAAGACACATCTCAGGAAAGACCCTTAGACCAAAGAGGAGGTGGTCATTTCATTTCCTCTGAAATTCCCTAGTTCAAATGCAAGTTGCAGGGAAAGAGGCCACCTTAAACCCCTATGGAATAAAACCTGGACTCTCAGTTAATCTTTTTTGCTGGACTGGGCAAAGGATGGTGAGGGGCCACGGTTTGTCAGACAGATAACTAGTGTAGGAGAAAATAGTATATTTCAACATAATTACATGGAGTCTGGAAAATGTTAACCTAGCctacaaaaaaattttctttttttaaaaacattatataatttattattttaagcttgttcactcattcattcatttctagtATTCTCTacccccaaggtggggctcaaactcaccaccctgagatcaaaagtcacatactCTTTCCAGcaagctagccaggtgcccccaaatcaaaTTTTCAAAACTTATGAACAGCAAGCACCAAACAGAACATACATTCACATCCCAATCCTTGTCCCCGACTCTATCATTGAGGTTCCCCACATCCTTAACCTAGTCCTATCCCTGGCTCACTACCATCTCTGACACCCCAGTTCCCTGTCAAGATGCATCCCATCCCTGATCCCAACCTCACCCTGGACACCGATCCCCTCTCTGAGATGAACCATCTCCTTGACCTTGCCCTATCTAGTAGTTGAAACACTTGCTTTTGATATTTCAGGACTCCCTGTTATTTCAGCACCCACATCCCGACATTGTTACAGATCTGAAACCCAATCATTTATGTATTGAGCTCTACTGGAGAATTACACATTGCACTGAAACTCTAATGGAACAATGTTGCCTTTGTTCAAAGAGAGTTCTgactacagttgacccttaaacaacagAGAGTTAGGGACATGGACCCCACCACACCATCAAAAATCTGTATGTATACtcttgactccccaaaaacttaagtGTTAACAGCTTCCTGTTGACCAGAATCCTTACCAATAACATACATagatgaacacatattttgtatgttctatatactatattcttacaatagagTGACCTGGAGAAAATCATGAAGGGGCACTTGACTCACTCAGTCAGTGGGCCATGCCATGGGTCTTGGGGTAGGGAgtgcaagccccatgttggaggAGTAGATTgcctttaaagtttttaaaaatcaggatgaaAATAGGTTTATactactgtatttattttaaaaatccacattatCAGTGGACCCACACAATTCGTTTGAGAATCAACTATATATCCCTCCCTGTTTAAAACAATTCCAAGTTATTTTATTGGTGTTCGATTCTCATTTCCCAGGTTACTAGTGAGGCCAAGCATCTTTTCAGATGTATTTGAGTCATTTGTGTTTCCCCAGACCCAATATGGATCCATATTCACTTACTGAAGCCCCTGACAGAGTCATCTTTGGGACAGCAGAAGGTGGAGGAAGATGGGCATTTAAGCTCACAGTTGAGAGGTGGAAGGAAAttaggggaaggaggaaaagaaaggaagattccAAGACCCATTTGCCAGCCTTCCTCCCTGGACTTCTGCATTCTTCCAGCTTCTTTCCTGAATCAGATCTACCTCTTAGGGCTTGAGCCCTAACTCCTTTCTCATCAAACCACTTGGAGACCCTTGGCTAGATAGCCAAGGTACCACCATCCTGGTGCCCAGAAAAGCACCTTAGACAATGTTCCCCAGAAAATGGTGACTCTACCAGTGATGTCTTTTTGCTCCAGCCACTGACTGGACTACAACAGTAGCCCCTAACATTCTCTCCAGTTCTGACATCTCTCCCAGAGACCcaccacactcacacactcatgcCGTTCCTACACCTCATCCATACTTGGTCCCAACCCCATTGCGCCTCCCTGAATCTCACTAACCCCAGCCCCAGCTTCTCCCTATTCTGGATCTCCCTCTATTCCCGATACCCATCCTTTTCTGACCTGTCCCAAGCTGCCACCACATCTCCGGCTCCCGGCCACATCACATCCAACTCTAACCTCATCCCTGGATCTACTCTCAACCTTGATCTAAAGCTCATCTCTgaacttctctccatctccaacCTCAAACCAAAGGAagcttttccttatgttttctccGAAGAGTTTTATAGATTCAGCTTTTATCATTAGGTATTTCACTCATATTGaattaacttttgtatatggtatgaggaAAGGGAATAGGTTCATTCCTGTGCATGTGGATAACTGGTTTGCCCAGCACCATGTGTTGAATAACTATCCTTTCTCCCACTGAATATTCTTGGtaacccttgttgaaaatcattgaCCATTCCTGCTTGGGTCTCCTTCTAGGCTCTTTGTTCTCATCCACTCCATCTGCCCAAATGTGTTGAGCACAATTTTTGCCTCTTTGTCACATCATATCCCACAACCATATTGGGAAGAACCATAAAGGCAAGAACCAAGGACATGTGGGTGggtgtgcctctctctctttttaaatcagGAATACTTCCCAGGAGTCCCTGGACCCAGCAGACTTCCTCTTAAGCAATGGTGTCCTGAAGCCAGTTTGTACCTGCTTGTGAAAGCAGCCCATTCATTTCCTAAATTTTTGTGAGCTAGTTGCTAAACACATGAAAACCTTTGACATCGCCCTGGTGGGAACATTTGCCCCAGGCAACTTGGGAAATGCTACAAACCCGGACTTCTTTTCACCAGCACACTATTGCCCTGAAACCTTACTAGTCAGAAGTGGATGACAGGGCCTCTCCTAGCTAAGGGAGTCTGTCTGTCCTTCTCGGCCTCCCTCAAGGGAGGTGGGCTTTGCCAGCAAGCAAGAAAGGGAGAGTCAGGAAAGCAACGACTGCTGTTTGCCACTAATGGCTCCCCGTGGTAGGAACTTTCTGTCGTCACCTGAAAGGATGCCTTTCGAATGTCTTTAACTGCCCCAGACACCAGAGTGCTTGAGCTCAGTGCTAGGATGGACTGAGCTCTAGCAGCTGGCATAGGAAGTATAGGGAGGCGTGGGGAACGAGGGCAGGCTTTCTAACCCGTCCAATGGGCCTGAAAAGGACGTGGCCCCAGTAGCTTCCTGTAACCACAGCCGGGAGCTGCCTTGACACAGAGACTGGAAACAACTAGTGGACATGAGGCTCAGGATGGATGCTGACGGCACGGGAGGTGCCCCGAGGTGCTCCAGCAGGGCCCAGGGGCTCAGAAGGTGGTAGAAGTGTTTGCTGAAGAAGAGCCAACAAAGGAAGGCCTGCCGTCCTTGGACAAATACTCCTTGCTGATGAGCCCGTGGAAGGCCATGATCTTGAGGAGTCCGTGGCGAAACTTCTGGCCGATGAAGGCATAGATGAAGGGATTGAGGCAGCTGTGGAGGAAGCCCAGAATCTCGGTGGCGTCCAGGGCCCGGCCGATGTCGTTGCGGCGCTCGCACGTCTCCACGATCACCCGGAGCCTCATGAGGGTGTCTGCGACCAGGACCAGGTTGTAGGGCAGCCAGCAGAGCAGGAAGACGAGCACGACGGCGAAGATGACCCGCATGGCCCGGTGCTTCTGCCCCATGTGGGCCTGGAACAGCGTACGCAGAGTGAGTCCATAGCAGAACAGCATGACCGCCAAGGGCACGAGGAAGCCGAAGGTCTGGGGCAGGGCCCGCATCACTATCCGCAGTCTCGTGGTATTGGCACCTA
This genomic interval carries:
- the LOC116597043 gene encoding C-X-C chemokine receptor type 2-like encodes the protein MINLPLIPISPEVLEPCLDIWVLGVSEAPRCLDFTLSSKYGHGRGSERRCAVTKLLYFPLFIKFPPTVKSLWSLSSSLLQLDTPGGCFRAINPPYSSPVCYEDIGANTTRLRIVMRALPQTFGFLVPLAVMLFCYGLTLRTLFQAHMGQKHRAMRVIFAVVLVFLLCWLPYNLVLVADTLMRLRVIVETCERRNDIGRALDATEILGFLHSCLNPFIYAFIGQKFRHGLLKIMAFHGLISKEYLSKDGRPSFVGSSSANTSTTF